Proteins encoded by one window of Sorex araneus isolate mSorAra2 chromosome 3, mSorAra2.pri, whole genome shotgun sequence:
- the MRPS21 gene encoding 28S ribosomal protein S21, mitochondrial, with amino-acid sequence MAKHLKFIARTVMVQEGNVEGAYRTLNRILTMDGLTEDIKRRRYYEKPCRRRQRESYETCRRVYNMEMARKINFLMRKNRADPWQGC; translated from the exons ATGGCGAAGCACCTGAAGTTCATTGCCCGAACCGTGATGGTGCAGGAGGGGAACGTGGAGGGCGCTTACAGGACCCTGAACAG AATTCTCACCATGGATGGGCTCACTGAGGACATCAAGCGGCGGCGCTACTATGAGAAACCGTGCCGCCGCCGGCAGAGGGAGAGCTACGAAACCTGTCGGCGAGTGTACAACATGGAGATGGCGCGCAAGATCAACTTCCTAATGCGGAAGAATCGGGCAGATCCGTGGCAGGGCTGCTGA